One segment of Synechococcus sp. A15-24 DNA contains the following:
- a CDS encoding molybdenum cofactor biosynthesis protein MoaE, whose translation MTGCRVEVCPDPFDPWQQLALWCGDAAAEAIFIGRVRPTTMDGRPLEALELEHFPGLCERQITAMAQRLQQEHQAGPILVLHRVGKLAPGEPIVLVAVQADRRGAAQRCSAALLEQLKHHAPFWKREWCAGQGTWLVANTPL comes from the coding sequence ATGACCGGTTGCCGTGTGGAGGTGTGCCCGGATCCCTTTGATCCGTGGCAGCAGCTTGCGCTCTGGTGTGGGGATGCCGCGGCCGAGGCCATCTTCATCGGTCGGGTGCGGCCCACCACGATGGATGGCAGGCCTCTGGAGGCGCTGGAGCTGGAGCACTTCCCCGGCCTCTGCGAACGTCAGATCACAGCCATGGCCCAGCGTCTGCAGCAGGAGCACCAGGCGGGGCCGATTTTGGTGTTGCATCGCGTGGGCAAGCTTGCCCCCGGTGAACCGATCGTGCTGGTGGCGGTGCAGGCCGATCGTCGTGGAGCGGCGCAGCGCTGCTCAGCCGCGTTGTTGGAGCAACTCAAGCACCACGCCCCGTTCTGGAAGCGGGAGTGGTGCGCTGGTCAGGGCACCTGGCTGGTGGCCAACACGCCACTCTGA
- a CDS encoding metal ABC transporter ATP-binding protein: MSYPIASVKNLTVRRGANVVVDDVSFELLAESDTALVGPNGAGKSSLVASLLGLIPRVSGDINIMGTKMNKAGYLPKSIRERISYIPQNFSFQGQFPLSVFEFVQLGLSNSSSFLRMRDSRTKILVHRSLERTDTFNLRRRLLSELSGGELKRVMLAFCIVRPRDLLVLDEVQAGLDIPSTQRFQKMLFELRRQEGWTVLHISHDIDMVLRSSDQVLGLNRRLCCRGIPNLALTSERLSVLYGPNIVSYQHQCRG, translated from the coding sequence ATGTCATATCCAATTGCTTCTGTTAAGAATCTTACTGTAAGAAGGGGTGCCAATGTTGTTGTAGATGATGTTTCTTTTGAATTATTAGCTGAAAGTGATACAGCTTTAGTTGGCCCTAATGGTGCTGGTAAAAGTTCCTTAGTTGCCTCCTTGTTGGGTCTTATTCCGCGCGTCTCAGGTGACATCAATATTATGGGCACCAAAATGAATAAAGCTGGGTATCTACCGAAATCCATACGTGAGCGAATTTCTTATATTCCACAGAATTTTTCTTTTCAGGGTCAGTTTCCCCTCTCCGTATTTGAGTTCGTGCAACTTGGACTTAGTAATAGTTCGTCCTTTCTCCGCATGCGGGACTCCCGTACTAAGATTTTAGTTCATCGATCTTTGGAAAGAACCGATACTTTTAATTTAAGACGACGTCTTCTTAGTGAACTTTCTGGCGGTGAACTGAAGCGCGTTATGCTTGCATTTTGTATCGTACGTCCGAGGGATCTTCTTGTTTTGGACGAAGTACAGGCTGGTCTAGATATACCTTCAACTCAACGTTTTCAAAAAATGTTATTTGAATTGCGTCGGCAGGAAGGTTGGACTGTCCTCCATATATCTCACGATATTGATATGGTTCTCCGTAGTAGCGATCAAGTACTTGGTTTAAATAGACGTTTGTGCTGCCGAGGTATACCTAATCTTGCATTGACTTCCGAAAGATTAAGTGTTCTCTATGGGCCCAATATAGTTTCTTATCAGCATCAATGTCGTGGGTGA
- a CDS encoding metal ABC transporter permease, which translates to MGDLSTFFELFDEPFIHRALIGGFLTGSLGGLIGSFAVLRQLAFFSDALGHSALLGITLGILLNVNPTFVLIPFAIIFAFLVNNLVERSSLPTDALLNIVYSSSLAAAVLALSKINSYSGSIKQLLFGDILGITASDIYITLILFIVSFIYLVFSLRSHVLLTLNEDLAGSIGINTRFHKLAFIILLAIVVSVSIKSVGALLISAFVVIPACAVRLISRKFSSYIVFSMVLGGMCALFGLILSGFFNLPSGPSIVIFQFFAFLFSLVFSCAYNLVE; encoded by the coding sequence GTGGGTGATTTATCAACTTTTTTTGAGTTATTTGATGAGCCATTTATTCACCGCGCATTAATTGGTGGCTTTTTAACTGGTTCTTTAGGAGGGCTTATAGGTTCTTTTGCTGTACTCCGACAACTTGCTTTTTTTAGTGATGCATTAGGGCATTCTGCCTTGCTCGGTATAACTCTAGGTATCCTTTTAAATGTGAATCCTACTTTTGTTCTTATTCCTTTTGCCATTATCTTTGCATTTCTTGTAAATAATCTAGTTGAGCGCAGTTCTTTGCCTACCGACGCACTATTGAATATCGTATATTCTAGCTCTCTAGCAGCAGCTGTTCTTGCCTTAAGTAAAATCAACTCTTATAGTGGTAGCATTAAGCAGTTGCTTTTTGGAGATATTCTTGGTATTACAGCATCAGATATATATATTACATTGATCCTTTTTATTGTTTCTTTTATCTACCTTGTCTTTAGTCTTCGTTCTCATGTTCTTTTAACTCTTAATGAGGATTTGGCTGGCTCTATTGGTATTAACACAAGATTCCATAAACTTGCTTTCATAATTTTATTGGCTATTGTTGTATCTGTTTCAATTAAGTCTGTTGGTGCATTGCTTATAAGTGCCTTCGTTGTAATACCTGCATGCGCTGTTAGACTAATTTCGCGTAAGTTTAGTTCTTATATTGTTTTTTCTATGGTACTGGGTGGTATGTGTGCTCTGTTTGGGCTTATCTTATCAGGTTTCTTTAATCTACCTTCAGGTCCTTCAATTGTAATCTTTCAATTCTTTGCCTTCCTTTTTTCCTTGGTATTTTCTTGTGCTTACAATTTAGTGGAATAA
- the cobA gene encoding uroporphyrinogen-III C-methyltransferase, producing MTTAEQTGTVYLVGAGPGDPELLTLKAHRLLSQCDALVYDSLVPREVLDLVPASCKRRFVGKRRGHHSVPQPSTNAVLVEMAQKHSTVVRLKGGDPFLFGRGGEEAAYLAERNIPVQVVPGVTAGIAAPAYAGIPVTHRRAGSSVTFVTGHEEIDKRRPSVDWRALATASDGLVIYMGLHNLPRIAKELMAGGLAATTPVAVIQQGTVAGQRCLKATLVDVADQCRAEAFKSPSIVVVGEVIDQQVEACRPSPAAVTMPIPF from the coding sequence GTGACCACCGCTGAACAAACCGGAACCGTTTATCTGGTGGGAGCCGGTCCCGGCGATCCCGAATTGCTCACGCTGAAGGCGCATCGGCTGCTGAGCCAGTGCGATGCCCTGGTGTACGACTCGCTGGTGCCCAGAGAAGTGCTGGATCTTGTGCCGGCGTCCTGTAAGCGCCGTTTTGTCGGCAAGCGTCGCGGACATCATTCGGTGCCACAACCCAGCACGAATGCCGTGCTCGTTGAAATGGCCCAGAAGCACAGCACGGTGGTGCGTTTGAAGGGGGGTGATCCTTTCCTGTTTGGTCGTGGAGGGGAAGAAGCGGCTTACCTGGCGGAGCGAAACATCCCTGTTCAAGTGGTGCCTGGTGTCACCGCTGGTATTGCCGCCCCTGCCTACGCCGGGATTCCCGTCACCCACCGGCGGGCGGGCTCATCGGTGACCTTCGTCACCGGTCATGAGGAAATCGACAAGCGCCGTCCCTCCGTGGATTGGCGCGCTTTGGCCACGGCCAGTGACGGATTGGTGATCTACATGGGGCTACATAACCTGCCCCGGATCGCAAAGGAGCTGATGGCGGGTGGTTTGGCCGCGACAACCCCCGTGGCGGTGATCCAGCAGGGGACGGTGGCGGGGCAACGCTGCCTCAAAGCCACCTTGGTAGACGTTGCCGATCAATGCCGAGCCGAAGCCTTCAAGTCGCCCTCGATCGTTGTGGTGGGTGAGGTGATTGATCAGCAGGTTGAAGCTTGCAGGCCCTCACCGGCAGCGGTCACGATGCCGATTCCGTTCTGA
- a CDS encoding NAD-dependent epimerase/dehydratase family protein: MDLTIVGCGYVGLALAERLQPRRPQLKLTLTTTSRERLAQLSPLADRVELCDATDPVQLLAALRQSSSAVFCLGPKGDRQVDANGYRHTFIDSFCCLTSLLPQLPELRQIVYTGSCSVYGDAEGDWVDEQTPPAPDRGHGDVLLEGEQLLSGISDRRVCILRLGALYGPGRDLDRRLRGLAGLERPGSGATFSNWLHVADAAGALEAALDAEWAGLVNVVNDEPIQLRDLVGRSLQRQGLAPVRWLGQDKPGSGGRRIRNTRLKQLGYQLQHPRLDQSGVLATSQVP, from the coding sequence ATGGACCTGACGATCGTTGGCTGCGGCTATGTGGGGCTTGCCCTGGCGGAGCGGCTGCAACCAAGACGTCCCCAGCTGAAGCTGACGCTCACCACCACCAGCAGAGAACGGCTGGCGCAACTCAGCCCTCTGGCCGATCGGGTGGAGCTGTGCGATGCCACCGACCCCGTGCAATTGCTGGCCGCCCTGCGGCAGAGCAGCAGCGCCGTGTTCTGTCTTGGGCCTAAAGGAGATCGCCAGGTGGATGCCAACGGCTACCGCCACACCTTCATCGACAGCTTCTGCTGCCTGACGTCGCTGTTGCCACAACTCCCGGAACTGCGGCAGATCGTCTACACGGGCAGTTGCTCGGTGTACGGCGATGCCGAGGGGGACTGGGTGGATGAGCAAACACCGCCCGCACCAGACCGCGGCCATGGCGATGTTCTGCTGGAAGGCGAACAACTGCTCAGCGGCATCAGCGACCGGCGGGTATGCATCCTGCGCCTCGGGGCGCTCTATGGCCCTGGCCGCGATCTCGATCGACGGCTGCGCGGGCTCGCCGGACTGGAACGCCCTGGCAGCGGAGCGACTTTCAGCAACTGGCTGCATGTGGCGGATGCCGCCGGTGCCCTGGAAGCAGCTCTCGATGCTGAATGGGCCGGTCTGGTGAACGTGGTCAACGACGAGCCGATTCAGCTGCGAGACCTGGTAGGGCGCAGCCTGCAGCGCCAGGGCCTGGCCCCCGTGCGCTGGCTGGGGCAGGACAAACCGGGTTCAGGGGGCCGACGGATTCGCAACACCCGGCTCAAACAGCTGGGCTACCAACTGCAGCACCCGCGCCTTGATCAGAGTGGCGTGTTGGCCACCAGCCAGGTGCCCTGA
- a CDS encoding MoaD/ThiS family protein — protein sequence MVLRVLLFASLRERSGWGERSLPFTSGVSTAREVWNQLDLGPLEGISIAVNQELVGANQPLQAGDELAFLPPFTGG from the coding sequence ATGGTGCTCCGGGTGTTGCTGTTCGCATCCCTGCGCGAACGCTCCGGTTGGGGCGAGCGTTCCCTTCCGTTCACTTCAGGCGTTTCGACGGCCCGTGAGGTCTGGAACCAGTTGGATCTTGGTCCGCTCGAGGGCATCAGCATTGCGGTGAACCAGGAGTTGGTCGGTGCCAATCAGCCGTTGCAGGCTGGAGATGAGCTGGCCTTTCTGCCACCGTTCACGGGGGGATGA
- the moaC gene encoding cyclic pyranopterin monophosphate synthase MoaC produces MTQNLSHLNQQGEVHMVDVGDRPATQREAHARGAIRMDASTLSLIQRGETPKGDLLAVARVAAIQAAKRTWELIPLCHPLPLSGMDVTIDADASLPGLVVHCRCRTTGQTGVEMEAMTAVSVGLLTLYDMLKAVDPPMTIEAIQLEFKEGGRNGVWKR; encoded by the coding sequence ATGACGCAAAACCTGAGTCATCTGAACCAGCAAGGCGAGGTTCACATGGTGGATGTGGGGGACCGTCCGGCGACCCAGCGCGAAGCCCATGCCCGTGGAGCCATTCGCATGGACGCCTCAACCCTCAGCCTGATCCAGCGGGGCGAGACACCAAAAGGAGATCTTCTCGCGGTCGCACGGGTGGCAGCGATCCAGGCGGCCAAACGCACCTGGGAACTGATTCCCCTGTGCCATCCCCTGCCACTCAGTGGCATGGATGTGACGATCGACGCCGACGCATCGCTGCCTGGCCTGGTCGTCCACTGTCGTTGTCGCACCACAGGCCAGACCGGGGTGGAAATGGAAGCGATGACGGCGGTGTCTGTGGGGCTGCTGACCCTTTACGACATGCTCAAGGCGGTCGATCCACCCATGACGATCGAGGCGATCCAGCTGGAGTTCAAGGAAGGAGGGCGGAACGGTGTCTGGAAGCGCTGA
- the moaB gene encoding molybdenum cofactor biosynthesis protein B: MALSIALLTISDTRSLADDSSGDQLQRSLEAAGHRLHERQLCPDDRYQIRRELSRWIADPAVDVMITSGGTGLTGRDGTPEAVVPLLDKTIEGFGELFRVLSFESIGTSTLQSRCLAGVANGTFVFVLPGSLDAVTTAWDKLIRAQLDEQTRPCNLAQLRARLKE; this comes from the coding sequence ATGGCCCTGTCCATCGCCCTGCTCACCATCTCCGACACACGCAGCCTGGCGGACGACAGCAGCGGAGATCAGCTGCAGCGCAGCCTTGAAGCCGCCGGCCATCGCCTTCACGAGCGACAACTCTGCCCGGATGATCGTTATCAGATCCGCCGTGAACTGAGCCGCTGGATCGCCGATCCCGCGGTTGATGTGATGATCACCAGCGGCGGCACCGGACTCACCGGCCGTGATGGCACCCCTGAAGCGGTGGTACCGCTGCTGGACAAAACAATCGAGGGATTCGGGGAACTGTTCCGTGTGCTCTCCTTCGAGAGCATTGGCACCAGCACGCTGCAAAGCCGCTGCCTTGCCGGCGTGGCCAACGGCACCTTTGTGTTTGTGCTGCCGGGATCTCTGGATGCGGTAACCACCGCTTGGGACAAGCTCATCCGTGCTCAGCTTGATGAACAGACCCGTCCCTGCAACCTGGCCCAACTGCGGGCTCGCTTGAAGGAATAA
- a CDS encoding zinc ABC transporter substrate-binding protein, with protein sequence MTSFLPITLFARAVAGECGDVKALIPTNIGPHDFQSTPKDILSIGKADVFFINGLGMETFLDRLISSAASTTLSVVDTSVGIKTISTDISNANSYSDPNPHIWLDPIRAISQVETIKDALVDLNPACSEVYTSNALAYVDNLLALHAEILSKLEPYQGKSFIAYHDFAPYFAERYQLKAEYLVDLPDINPSPADLQRVSNLVRDSDLKALLTEPQDGSNSFNSLARDLNIEIALFNPIETISQDFVYDESLYFDLMRDNLSNLLLSLGG encoded by the coding sequence ATGACCTCATTCCTTCCGATAACACTATTTGCAAGGGCAGTAGCCGGTGAATGCGGAGATGTCAAAGCTTTAATCCCCACAAATATTGGACCACACGATTTTCAATCAACCCCTAAGGACATCCTATCTATTGGCAAGGCTGATGTATTTTTTATTAATGGCTTGGGAATGGAGACTTTTTTAGACAGGCTAATCTCTTCAGCAGCGAGTACAACATTATCCGTTGTTGACACTAGTGTTGGCATCAAGACTATTTCTACTGATATCTCTAACGCGAATTCTTATTCTGATCCTAATCCTCATATATGGCTAGATCCTATACGTGCTATTAGCCAGGTAGAGACTATTAAAGATGCTCTTGTGGATTTAAACCCTGCTTGTAGTGAGGTCTATACTTCAAATGCCTTAGCTTATGTGGATAACTTGCTCGCATTGCATGCTGAAATTTTATCCAAGTTGGAGCCTTATCAGGGCAAATCATTTATCGCTTATCATGACTTTGCACCATATTTTGCTGAACGATATCAATTAAAAGCTGAATACTTAGTTGATCTGCCAGATATCAATCCAAGCCCTGCTGATTTACAGCGAGTTTCGAATCTTGTTCGAGATTCCGATTTAAAGGCTCTTTTAACTGAGCCTCAAGATGGAAGCAATTCTTTCAATTCGTTGGCACGTGATCTTAATATTGAAATAGCACTATTCAATCCTATTGAAACTATTTCACAGGATTTTGTGTATGACGAGTCTCTCTATTTTGACCTTATGCGGGATAACCTGTCCAATCTTCTTCTCTCTCTTGGTGGTTAA
- a CDS encoding ferredoxin--nitrite reductase, which produces MTIKNQINPYFAEKKLNKIEKSKLEKDGLLVGSEIEKFAKIGWENMDETDLKLRLKWYGMFWRPKTPGKFMLRLRIPNGVLTSNQIRVVASIVERYGENGSCDITTRQNLQLRGILLCDLPEILRRLREAGLSSVQSGFDNPRNVTGNPLAGIDPNEIVDTRPYTTKLQNFLTNNCEGNSEYSNLPRKWNTAVAGSKDNFLLHNDIVFHPVENNGVMGFSIWIGGILSPQMNAYAFPMNVWVLPDEICNILDTVIRLWRDNGEREKRTKGRFRMYLDEIGHEEFRSQVEKLYGTLTPDPGSIFENSPRSHFGINQQKQAGLYFAGIHVPVGRLTAEDLQDIATASLKYGNGEIRLTEDQNIIITGLTSEKVEELKTDTLMQRFPLAPSNISAGTVSCTGNTYCSFALTNTKDQALKAAKELDEELNLPEEIKVHWTGCPNTCGQAYMGAIGLTGTKAKNAEGVMGEGYTMTIGGSQGRNPTIGQIYRKAIPAAEIKTALKEVLISKFGATEKK; this is translated from the coding sequence ATGACCATCAAAAACCAAATCAACCCCTACTTCGCAGAAAAAAAATTGAATAAGATTGAAAAAAGTAAGTTGGAAAAAGATGGGCTTTTAGTAGGAAGCGAAATCGAAAAGTTTGCAAAAATTGGGTGGGAAAATATGGATGAAACCGATTTAAAACTCCGTCTGAAATGGTATGGAATGTTCTGGCGTCCGAAAACACCCGGAAAATTCATGCTAAGACTTAGAATACCAAATGGTGTATTGACATCCAATCAAATACGAGTTGTAGCTTCAATAGTTGAACGTTATGGAGAAAATGGAAGCTGCGACATCACCACAAGGCAAAACCTGCAACTTAGAGGAATACTATTATGCGATCTTCCCGAGATCCTTAGAAGACTGCGTGAAGCCGGACTAAGTAGCGTCCAGTCGGGCTTTGATAATCCACGAAACGTAACCGGCAATCCACTCGCAGGAATAGATCCGAACGAAATCGTCGATACGAGACCTTACACAACTAAATTGCAGAACTTTCTCACAAATAATTGTGAGGGAAATTCGGAATATTCCAACCTACCGAGAAAATGGAACACAGCAGTCGCAGGGTCTAAAGACAATTTCCTTCTTCACAACGACATAGTGTTTCATCCCGTTGAGAATAACGGCGTGATGGGTTTTAGCATCTGGATTGGAGGGATTTTATCTCCACAGATGAACGCATATGCATTTCCCATGAATGTATGGGTATTACCTGACGAGATCTGCAACATTTTGGATACTGTGATTCGTCTCTGGAGAGACAATGGAGAAAGAGAAAAGAGAACCAAAGGACGTTTCCGCATGTATCTCGATGAGATAGGGCACGAAGAATTCCGCAGCCAAGTGGAAAAACTGTACGGAACACTCACTCCCGATCCAGGCTCAATATTCGAAAACTCTCCACGCTCTCACTTCGGCATTAATCAGCAGAAACAAGCCGGACTTTATTTTGCTGGCATACACGTGCCGGTCGGTCGCCTCACGGCAGAGGATCTACAAGATATCGCAACAGCGAGTCTCAAATATGGAAATGGAGAAATTAGACTCACAGAAGACCAAAATATAATTATCACAGGTCTTACGAGTGAAAAAGTTGAAGAATTAAAGACTGATACATTAATGCAGCGTTTCCCCCTAGCACCTAGCAATATTTCAGCAGGAACAGTGTCCTGCACGGGAAATACGTACTGTAGTTTTGCGCTTACCAACACTAAAGACCAAGCCTTAAAAGCAGCAAAGGAACTTGACGAGGAGTTGAACCTACCTGAAGAGATAAAAGTTCACTGGACTGGCTGTCCAAATACATGTGGACAGGCTTATATGGGAGCAATAGGTTTAACAGGTACAAAGGCTAAAAATGCTGAAGGAGTAATGGGTGAAGGCTACACAATGACTATTGGTGGTTCACAGGGTCGCAACCCAACTATTGGTCAAATCTATCGCAAAGCTATACCTGCGGCTGAAATCAAAACAGCCCTCAAGGAAGTACTTATTTCAAAATTTGGAGCTACAGAAAAGAAATAA
- the glp gene encoding gephyrin-like molybdotransferase Glp: MSGSAEPYGREGLPLEEARRRVLAALQPITASNTVPLQQALGRVSAAAVLASEAVPGFRASIMDGYALGQSHQPKPGDTWQLKGRSAAGQPFSGTLTNGDAIRILTGAPLPDGAGWVLPQELISVDGSSLQLAKEASDRSWVRPEDEECRPGDLLLAAGQRLGAADLARLAGCGIADLTVAQQPRIGLLISGDELVPPGTARQPGAIWESNGTLLETMLRALGQSVTQRQVVADQPDALRQALLDLAHDCDVVVSTGGVSAGDSDWIRPLVAELGAVDFWKLFLRPGRPFAFGSIGDGVPFFGLPGNPVAAAVTALQLLWPALQVLEGQSEPGLFPRVMVELADPLSRRPGRPELARARLDTNAAGTLLARVDGSQASSRIGSLQHADLLLELPAEAGPLESGTRLWAQLIRQRIF; this comes from the coding sequence GTGTCTGGAAGCGCTGAGCCCTATGGACGCGAAGGGCTCCCCCTGGAGGAGGCACGTCGACGGGTTCTGGCGGCGCTTCAGCCGATCACAGCCAGCAACACAGTGCCGCTGCAGCAGGCCCTCGGCCGGGTGAGCGCAGCGGCTGTGCTCGCCAGCGAGGCCGTTCCGGGGTTTAGAGCCTCGATCATGGATGGCTATGCCCTGGGGCAGAGCCACCAGCCCAAACCTGGGGACACCTGGCAACTGAAGGGACGCTCCGCCGCCGGCCAACCCTTCAGCGGGACCCTGACCAACGGCGATGCGATCCGCATCCTCACCGGCGCTCCACTGCCGGACGGTGCCGGCTGGGTACTGCCCCAGGAACTGATCTCCGTTGACGGCAGCAGCCTGCAGCTAGCGAAAGAAGCGTCGGATCGTTCCTGGGTTCGCCCCGAAGATGAGGAATGCCGGCCTGGGGACCTACTTCTGGCCGCTGGACAGCGACTGGGTGCCGCCGATCTCGCACGCCTCGCCGGCTGCGGCATCGCCGACCTAACCGTTGCGCAACAACCACGCATCGGGCTGCTGATCAGCGGGGACGAGCTGGTGCCACCAGGAACAGCGCGGCAACCCGGTGCCATCTGGGAGAGCAACGGCACGCTTCTGGAGACGATGCTCCGGGCCCTCGGTCAATCGGTGACCCAGCGACAGGTGGTGGCCGATCAACCCGACGCCCTGCGCCAGGCCCTGCTGGATCTGGCACATGACTGCGACGTGGTGGTGAGCACCGGCGGCGTCTCCGCCGGCGACAGCGACTGGATCCGGCCGCTGGTGGCGGAGCTGGGTGCCGTGGACTTCTGGAAACTGTTCTTGCGCCCGGGGCGCCCCTTCGCCTTCGGCAGCATCGGTGACGGCGTGCCGTTTTTCGGACTGCCGGGCAATCCCGTGGCGGCGGCGGTCACCGCCCTGCAACTGCTCTGGCCCGCCCTGCAGGTTCTGGAGGGCCAGAGCGAACCGGGGCTGTTCCCCCGGGTGATGGTGGAACTCGCCGACCCGTTGTCCCGCCGACCGGGACGGCCGGAACTGGCCCGGGCCCGCCTCGACACCAACGCCGCAGGAACACTTCTGGCACGGGTGGATGGCTCACAGGCTTCGTCCCGGATCGGTTCGCTGCAACACGCCGATCTGCTGTTGGAACTGCCGGCAGAAGCAGGCCCACTCGAAAGCGGCACCCGTCTCTGGGCCCAGCTGATCCGTCAGCGGATTTTCTAA
- a CDS encoding DNA mismatch repair protein MutS, translating to MTSDSSFFDPWPLLRNDASDRGRQGLHLVVHGRSGGVVPDCLASLPDLLAQRRSAPVQLEVLTAEQPVSALPQPSWIIPLLLLPGAHARTDVPAIRNRLHAAGASVRLLPFLGSWITWWNAVISALPVSERRDAVLVHHPLRPGVADRFLAMLSSRLALPLAAFDAWPKYQQRHPCARPLPLTLAPNRMTEALSEAGGLPPLLEHPPTRQALIDLLVSLP from the coding sequence ATGACATCAGATAGCTCTTTTTTTGATCCGTGGCCATTGCTACGGAATGACGCTTCCGATCGGGGGCGTCAAGGGTTGCATCTGGTGGTGCATGGCCGTAGTGGCGGTGTCGTTCCCGACTGCTTGGCCTCCCTGCCGGATCTCCTGGCCCAGCGGCGATCGGCGCCCGTTCAGCTGGAGGTGCTGACGGCTGAACAACCCGTGTCGGCGCTTCCCCAACCCTCTTGGATTATTCCGTTGCTGTTGTTGCCTGGAGCGCATGCCCGAACGGACGTGCCGGCGATTCGCAACAGGCTTCATGCCGCCGGGGCCAGCGTGCGTTTGCTTCCCTTTCTGGGCTCCTGGATCACCTGGTGGAACGCGGTGATCTCAGCACTGCCGGTGTCTGAGCGCCGTGATGCCGTGCTGGTGCACCACCCCCTGCGCCCGGGAGTGGCGGATCGCTTCCTCGCGATGCTCTCCTCTCGCCTGGCCTTGCCATTGGCTGCCTTTGATGCCTGGCCCAAGTATCAGCAGCGCCATCCCTGCGCCCGCCCACTCCCGTTAACCCTCGCCCCGAACCGCATGACGGAGGCATTGAGCGAAGCTGGTGGATTGCCTCCTCTGTTGGAGCATCCCCCCACCCGCCAGGCCCTGATCGATCTGCTTGTTTCTCTGCCGTGA